In Pseudoduganella albidiflava, a single window of DNA contains:
- a CDS encoding ExbD/TolR family protein, whose protein sequence is MNFRKGRRREDPEINLIPFIDVLLVILIFLMVTTTYSKFTELQITLPTADAQKAVEQPDQIDVTVDAKGNYTINGEPVSFRDVAGLASVLKAAARPGSDPVVVVNADQFAMHQMVVNVMEAARLAGFGKLTFAAQTGSGK, encoded by the coding sequence ATGAATTTCCGCAAGGGCCGGCGCCGGGAAGACCCGGAGATCAACCTGATCCCGTTCATCGACGTGCTGCTGGTGATCCTGATCTTCCTGATGGTGACCACCACCTACAGCAAGTTCACCGAACTGCAGATCACGCTGCCCACGGCCGATGCGCAAAAGGCCGTCGAGCAGCCGGACCAGATCGACGTGACCGTCGATGCCAAGGGCAACTACACGATCAATGGCGAACCGGTGTCGTTCCGCGACGTGGCCGGACTGGCCTCGGTGCTGAAGGCGGCCGCCAGGCCGGGCAGCGATCCGGTGGTGGTGGTCAATGCCGACCAGTTCGCGATGCACCAGATGGTGGTCAACGTGATGGAGGCGGCGCGGCTGGCCGGCTTCGGCAAGCTGACGTTCGCGGCGCAGACGGGCAGCGGGAAATAG
- a CDS encoding MotA/TolQ/ExbB proton channel family protein, whose product MLAIFQAAGWPIWLLLIASIVATALIIERLMALRRARIIPPNLLDEVVRVYRSGNITPEITGKLETSSPLGVVLSAALRNVNAPREVMKESIEEAGNGVAHTLERFLTTLGTIATLAPLMGLFGTVVGMIEIFGAQNPAGTNPAQLAHGISVALYNTGFGLAIAMPALVAYRHFRALVDGFVIQMEQQAVRFVDIVHNERK is encoded by the coding sequence TTGCTCGCCATCTTTCAAGCTGCCGGCTGGCCGATCTGGCTGCTGCTGATCGCCTCCATCGTGGCCACCGCGTTGATCATCGAACGGCTGATGGCGCTGCGGCGCGCGCGGATCATTCCGCCCAACCTGCTCGATGAAGTGGTGCGGGTGTATCGCAGCGGCAATATCACGCCGGAGATCACCGGCAAGCTGGAGACCAGTTCGCCGCTGGGCGTGGTCCTGTCGGCCGCGCTGCGCAACGTCAACGCGCCGCGCGAAGTCATGAAGGAATCGATCGAAGAGGCGGGCAATGGCGTGGCCCACACGCTGGAGCGCTTCCTGACCACGCTGGGCACGATCGCCACGCTGGCACCGCTGATGGGCCTGTTCGGTACCGTGGTCGGCATGATCGAGATCTTCGGTGCGCAGAATCCGGCCGGCACCAACCCGGCGCAACTGGCGCACGGCATCTCGGTGGCACTGTACAACACCGGTTTCGGCCTGGCCATCGCGATGCCTGCGCTGGTGGCCTACCGCCACTTCCGCGCGCTGGTGGACGGCTTCGTGATCCAGATGGAGCAGCAGGCCGTGCGCTTCGTCGACATCGTCCACAACGAGCGAAAGTAA